The genomic interval GCGGCTTCCACGCGGGGACCGTGATCGTCGGGCGTGAACCAGTCGCCGCACCAGCCCAGGCCCAGCGCCGCGTCCCAGTGGCATGCGCCGGGGGCGCGGCGCGTGGGAATCGCGTACCGCCAGCGGTGCGCGAACGCGGCCTCCACCTCCGGCAGAGGCCCGGCGATCTGTGAGGCGGCGGTCAGCAGCTCAGGGAGGACGTCCTCTGGGGAGCGTTCCAGATTCGCGGCGCTCCATGCGGGTGTGGCGTGCAGCATCAGCGCCGGCGGGTGACCGGGTGGGCGTTTGGTCAGCTCGCGCGCCAGCCATTCCAGCACCGGGTGATCGGCCCGCAGCGCCGGCCAGGTGCCGGGAATGTCGGTCTGGAGCACAGCGCCGGCCACCCAGCATGGCGCGTACTCCACCCGGGCGGCCTCCAGGGCCGGGCCCTCGGACCCGCTGCCACGCAGGTCCACGCCTTCCAGCACCGTGACAAGCTGAGGGGCGGGCAGGTTCAGCACAAGCCGGGAGGCCTCTGCGGCCAGTCCTTCACGCGTATGCACGCGCCACAGGCCTGCGCGCCGCTCCAGGCTGGTGACCGTCACGCCCGTCTCGAGGTTCAGGCCGCGTGCCAGGGTGCGGCCCAGGGCGCTCATGCCCTGCGGGGGGGCGTAGCGTGGATGGCCGTCCGCTGCCCCGCTCACGGTGCCTGCGTGCCAGTGGGGGACGCCGCGCGTCCACACGGCGTTCCAGCCGTCCCGGACCCCTCCTTCGGCCAGCGTGTGCGTGCGCCCGTGCCGGGCGGTGAAGTAGCGCGCGCCGTGATCCAGCCGGGCCTCGCGGCCGTCGGAGAGGGTCACGCGGCGCGTCGCCGCCCGGCCGGAAACCCCCCTAGCCTTGTCCAGCAGGGTGACGGTCTGCCCGGCTGCACTCAGGTCACGCGCGGCAGCCAGACCGCCCAGACCGGCGCCGATCACCAGGATGTCCGCGCCGCTCACGGTCAGAGCAGCGCCCGGTGGTCCGCGAGCAGACAGCGGTCCTGCACCACGTCAATGCCGCGCTGCGTGAGCTGCTGCGCCGTCGCGTCGTCACGGATGCCCAGCTGCAGCCACACCACTTTCGGGGGGGGAGTCATGGCGAGGATGTCCGGCAGGTGCTCGCGGACCTTGTCGCTGCGGCGGAACACGTCCACGATGTCGACTGGAACGGTGATTTCTGCCAGGGTCGCGACGGCCCTCACCCCGAAGTGAGTCTCCCCACGCGCGGCGAGCGCCGGGTTGACCGGAATGATCGTGTAGCCCTGGCGGTGCATGTACTCCGGGACGTAATACGCGGGTTTCATGGCGTCGTGGTGGAAGCCCACCACAGCGATCACCTTGTGATCGGTCAGGACCTGCTGAATCTGGTCCGTGCGGGTCAGGAGGGTCATGCGTTCAGCTCCCCGTACGCCGCGCGCGCGGCGTCCAACGTGGCGTTCAGTTCGGCGTCGCCGTGCGCGGCACTCACGAAGATGCTTTCGAACTGGCTCGGCGCCCAGTAGATGCCGCGCCCCAGCAGTCCCTGGAACCACCGGGCGAACGCGGCCGTGTCACTGCGCGCCGCGTCACCATACGTGCGGACCTGGCCGTCCGGGGTGTCCTGATGAAACGCGGTGAGCATGCTCCCCACCTGATTCACGCTGATGGGCACGCCCGCGCCGCGGGCCAGATCCCGCAGGCCGTCAGCGAGGGCGGCCGTGTACGTGTTCAGCCGCGCGTACAGGTCCGGGTCGCCCTCCAGGGTGCGCAGTGTGGCCAGGCCTGCCGCCATGGCCAGCGGATTTCCGCTGAGCGTTCCCGCCTGGTACACCGGGCCCTGAGGGGACACAAAATCCATGACGTCGGCCCGCCCGCCGTACGCACCCACCGGCAGGCCGCCCCCGATGATCTTGCCCCAACAGGTGAGGTCCGGCTGGAGGCCCAGCAGGCCTGTCGCGCCGTTCAGGGACAGCCGGAAGCCGGTCATGACCTCATCAGCGATCAGCAGGGCACCCGAGGCCCGCACGCGGTGCAGCGCGGCCAGAAATTCCGGCGTGGGAATCAGCACCCCGGCGTTGCCCACCACCGGTTCAAAAATCACGGCCGCGATCTCATGCCCGCGCGCGGCGATCAGGGCGTCGAGCGCCTGCGGATCGTTGTACTCGCTGACCAGGGTCAGGGCCGCGTACTCCTCCGGCACGCCCGCACTGCTTGGCGCGGCCGACCCCAGCGCCCCTGCGGCATTCGTCATCAGGCCGCTGCCGGCTTCCACCAGCAGGCCGTCCGCGTGCCCGTGGTAGTTCCC from Deinococcus taeanensis carries:
- a CDS encoding CoA-binding protein produces the protein MTLLTRTDQIQQVLTDHKVIAVVGFHHDAMKPAYYVPEYMHRQGYTIIPVNPALAARGETHFGVRAVATLAEITVPVDIVDVFRRSDKVREHLPDILAMTPPPKVVWLQLGIRDDATAQQLTQRGIDVVQDRCLLADHRALL
- a CDS encoding NAD(P)/FAD-dependent oxidoreductase, with translation MSGADILVIGAGLGGLAAARDLSAAGQTVTLLDKARGVSGRAATRRVTLSDGREARLDHGARYFTARHGRTHTLAEGGVRDGWNAVWTRGVPHWHAGTVSGAADGHPRYAPPQGMSALGRTLARGLNLETGVTVTSLERRAGLWRVHTREGLAAEASRLVLNLPAPQLVTVLEGVDLRGSGSEGPALEAARVEYAPCWVAGAVLQTDIPGTWPALRADHPVLEWLARELTKRPPGHPPALMLHATPAWSAANLERSPEDVLPELLTAASQIAGPLPEVEAAFAHRWRYAIPTRRAPGACHWDAALGLGWCGDWFTPDDHGPRVEAALLSGWSLARRVLHPQAE
- the hemL gene encoding glutamate-1-semialdehyde 2,1-aminomutase; this encodes MTTELLSGPTPAPTAQSEALFARARAVTPGGVNSPVRAFRSVGGTPRFIARANGATLTDADGTQYVDYIGSWGPMILGHNHPAVREAIADALQFGTSFGAPGEREVLLAELVTRLTGVDRVRFVSSGTEATMSALRLARGVTGRKFIVKFRGNYHGHADGLLVEAGSGLMTNAAGALGSAAPSSAGVPEEYAALTLVSEYNDPQALDALIAARGHEIAAVIFEPVVGNAGVLIPTPEFLAALHRVRASGALLIADEVMTGFRLSLNGATGLLGLQPDLTCWGKIIGGGLPVGAYGGRADVMDFVSPQGPVYQAGTLSGNPLAMAAGLATLRTLEGDPDLYARLNTYTAALADGLRDLARGAGVPISVNQVGSMLTAFHQDTPDGQVRTYGDAARSDTAAFARWFQGLLGRGIYWAPSQFESIFVSAAHGDAELNATLDAARAAYGELNA